A single window of Bombus affinis isolate iyBomAffi1 chromosome 15, iyBomAffi1.2, whole genome shotgun sequence DNA harbors:
- the LOC126925104 gene encoding serine protease nudel isoform X1, whose amino-acid sequence MNTEYKISLTKLENVPITDNQCCINLTTSKSASATEHSGSSSKYTHLKFMRRHRLVYLVQSLILVSILSFAGFLIYLAVVSGYIYTAHKIQKTNEQVDLIRNDCPAQQETTNPALKSLYRYLYEDRLDRQNQLHSIAPMRESRRKREDPDASACKLNMERCKEVIDSMWSIVSIVNSSVPHLQAFFKNFSTETNPIKSKFVELVECLQCKNDATTFIEDSDPNTRISNAGTMQKYSDHNQIKNNVDIVTNLLNDEKYDDSKQNLNTDFADADTLKTTKVEENVRKSTTASFKDSFGGNGKGDSNRTTKELETTERITMEYKATNAFTEVDTINATINMSTTSKAEETTVRIKDQMIGNDDTKRTTDVTPKLGDGDVTKITISPLHPSVHPPNQGHEQKVAEREGENAAKNSSKPIFRDKYGRIVTKGTKEIPSGMIPTAETIKSSQQLVLTPTISWVPHRVCFYSPSANNNPTKQSGPGQTMYPASSPGVSYAYSMQPERQGFQNLDQTQGYVQVQTSAQISPLQSGPSNFESFSGQRVGPSGPAVLHFPPIPGHQSAPANSNSKTPYYCTYIPAPTFQFPAIPGVSEYQRSSVAYDKEEAEDAFANEKRDDEEFLNSYPDECPLNTIRCNDGRRCVLRVQWCDSVVDCYDASDERMCSCRDRISLERLCDGYFDCPHGEDELGCFGCPKTSFSCNDWQRPYTTDTCVPLFQRCDGRRQCANGKDEMDCNILTPSYIEGKNLFTIGYTEGYLHKNYKGQWYPVCPPIDGWAKDACISEIGLQINKAAEIKVHSVPSNAYQGPYLTRVNNQTKLIPSCMNTAIFVRCPRFSCGTTVFSHEDFLRPHILEKEDRAPLQMYDAIIFPPDDDAYIEYKDLRRNENKKIVLPSDDDNIDPGDNKSKKMDKKQDDIVGSQLRVVGGRASHPKAWPFLVAIYKDGVFYCGGTILNELWVLTAAHCLEGYVGRYFEVQAGILRQNSFSPMSQSRKARYTVMYSQYNARHLQNDIGMIMLDDPLRFNRWVRPVCLPGPNLLGPMWRNKPEPNTTCIAIGWGTTTEYGLNPDHLREVEVPILADCKYEEDRNDASICAGYPHGGRDACQGDSGGPLLCRNPYSTSQWYVAGVVSHGQGCAQPDEPGTYARVSYFLSWIQEISNGRGVPLLRRTPLERCPGFSCEGGLGKCLPIEARCNRIVDCLNGEDEVDCSHSPLYKRMENATYDFEPIPSTPSTDNSMMSSEIVTTESTISYGTIDDATEESMFTQQENGDSESEDDDNSTSTTSTIIYTETVSPLMENTFPTIFTCTRLLQSIPIAKRCDRVVDCEDSSDEMNCTCKNFLQNLKPSAICDGYVDCDDLTDEQDCEICIENEFLCKTSKTCVSMAKRCDGNFDCIFKEDELDCFTLTDGQRVYLDGDRRPFLNVQGILTRYIEGKWQPSCHRPRMHKNQSTALIIGQNMCEYFGLANVRSSKSIVVKNSELESIDWHKGDSTYQENSSAASLNEEDETCLGLYIHCAAIPSGSMYAHLAIDDRTGNRDYLWPWLAAIFVDGRYRCMALLLDSNWLLSAAKCLENVRLNINYVTAVLGYGRLFRQINGPHQQVSTIDEVHYVNNSVSTLLHLKNPAHFSRHVQPLFVNKTIYLPGATDTCVAVGTNEAYEIKSVFLKIIFENCSSCQRCFVNISNSECSKSETSRWSGIIFCRGRKGWYPASVFQDNRGICNFKNAENMTSIEHVNPYLMEVIDNPRQSMEPICTGFRCNIGQCIPQNRVCDGIPDCRGEEDEDTRYCKEFQENCENSVDSCNCMKTQLRCRNGKCVDKSTFCDGNIDCYDGSDEPTICTCAEYLKLTWPERLCDGVRHCLDKTDESPEMCSCKDFSFKCETTSGNDTCIAQDFICDGVKDCPNGEDEATCRMLKLYSNDSSGEVIRRSYGVWYTECFTSPTMDEEDLTSLCKFMGYSSGIVNNDTVLTDEIMVPKRDEFYAVKMNEMSWMFLRNDKPLITLEKSNETCYRTFVTCS is encoded by the exons ATGAATACAGAGTACAAGATCTCTCTTACGAAGCTGGAAAATGTACCAATAACGGACAACCAGTGTTGCATTAACTTAACAACTTCAAAAAGCG CAAGTGCGACGGAACATAGTGGAAGCTCGAGCAAATATACGCATTTGAAATTTATGAGACGACATAGACTAGTGTATCTGGTGCAAAGTCTAATCCTCGTATCGATCCTGTCTTTTGCTGGATTCCTGATATATTTGGCTGTTGTTTCAG GCTACATCTACACAGCGCACAAAATACAAAAAACTAACGAACAAGTAGATCTCATAAGAAACGACTGCCCTGCACAACAGGAAACGACGAATCCAGCTCTAAAAAGTCTGTATCGATACTTGTACGAGGATCGGCTCGATCGACAAAATCAGTTGCACTCGATAGCACCGATGCGTGAATCTCGTCGGAAACGCGAAGATCCCGATGCGAGTGCCTGTAAACTGAACATGGAACGCTGCAAGGAAGTGATCGATTCGATGTGGAGCATCGTGAGCATCGTGAACAGCAGCGTGCCACATTTGCAGGCATTCTTCAAGAACTTTTCTACGGAGACGAATCCTATCAAATCGAAATTCGTCGAGCTAGTCGAGTGTCTGCAGTGCAAGAACGACGCGACTACGTTTATCGAAGATTCTGATCCGAATACTCGTATAAGTAACGCAGGAACGATGCAGAAATACTCTGATCATAATCAGATTAAGAACAACGTTGATATCGTAACTAATTTGTTAAACGACGAGAAATACGACGACAGTAAGCAGAATTTGAATACCGATTTCGCGGATGCGGATACATTGAAAACGACCAAGGTCGAAGAGAACGTACGGAAATCGACTACGGCAAGTTTTAAGGATAGTTTCGGAGGTAATGGGAAAGGGGATTCGAATCGAACGACGAAAGAATTGGAAACGACTGAAAGAAT AACGATGGAATATAAAGCGACGAACGCGTTCACGGAAGTGGATACGATTAATGCAACGATCAATATGTCGACTACATCGAAGGCGGAAGAAACAACGGTCAGAATCAAGGATCAAATGATCGGAAACGATGATACTAAGCGGACCACGGACGTGACACCCAAACTAGGCGATGGCGACGTGACGAAAATTACGATCAGCCCGCTGCATCCTTCGGTGCATCCTCCGAACCAAGGTCACGAGCAGAAGGTAGCGGAAAGGGAAGGTGAAAACG CAGCCAAAAATTCCAGCAAACCGATCTTCCGCGATAAGTATGGAAGAATCGTCACCAAAGGAACCAAAGAAATACCTTCGGGAATGATTCCCACGGCAGAAACGATAAAATCGAGTCAACAGCTAGTACTGACACCAACGATCTCCTGGGTGCCTCATCGAGTCTGTTTCTACAGTCCAAGCGCGAATAATAATCCAACGAAACAATCGGGTCCAGGTCAAACCATGTATCCAGCATCCTCTCCAGGAGTTTCGTACGCGTATTCGATGCAACCCGAACGACAAGGTTTCCAGAATCTCGATCAAACGCAAGGTTACGTGCAAGTGCAAACTTCTGCACAAATATCGCCATTGCAATCTGGCCCTAGTAATTTTGAGTCATTCAGCGGCCAAAGAGTCGGTCCATCGGGCCCTGCGGTTCTGCATTTTCCACCTATCCCTGGACATCAAAGCGCCCCCGCCAATTCTAATAGCAAAACACCTTATTATTGCACGTATATTCCTGCACCAACGTTCCAGTTTCCGGCTATTCCCGGAGTCTCCGAGTATCAGAGATCTTCCGTCGCGTATGACAAGGAAGAGGCGGAGGACGCTTTTGCTAACGAGAAGAGGGACGATGAGGAATTTCTAAATA GTTATCCTGACGAGTGTCCTCTCAATACGATTCGATGCAATGATGGCAGGCGATGTGTATTGAGAGTGCAGTGGTGCGACAGTGTGGTGGATTGTTACGACGCTAGCGACGAGAGGATGTGTTCTTGCAGAGATCGAATATCGCTCGAGCGACTTTGCGATGGGTATTTCGATTGTCCGCACGGGGAAGACGAGTTGGGATGTTTCG GTTGTCCAAAAACTTCATTTAGCTGCAACGATTGGCAAAGACCATATACTACCGATACTTGTGTACCGCTTTTCCAACGATGCGACGGAAGACGGCAATGTGCTAACGGGAAAGACGAAATGGACTGCAATATTCTCACTCCCTCGTACATCGAAGGAAAAAAT TTATTCACGATCGGCTACACCGAAGGATATCTCCACAAGAACTACAAGGGCCAATGGTACCCCGTGTGCCCACCGATCGACGGATGGGCCAAGGATGCCTGCATCTCTGAAATTGGCTTGCAAATCAA CAAAGctgccgaaataaaagtacatTCCGTGCCAAGTAACGCGTACCAGGGCCCCTATCTAACACGAGTAAACAACCAAACGAAATTAATTCCCTCGTGCATGAACACTGCGATTTTCGTACGTTGTCCACGATTCTCGTGCGGAACTACCGTGTTTTCTCACGAGGATTTTCTACGACCGCACATACTGGAAAAAGAGGACCGAGCTCCTTTACAGATGTACGATGCAATTATATTTCCACCTGACGATGATGCTTATATCGAATACAAGGATTTAAGACGtaatgaaaataagaaaattgtGTTACCATCGGACGATGACAATATAGATCCAGGAGATAATAAAAGCAAGAAGATGGACAAGAAGCAGGACGATATAGTTGGTTCGCAATTGCGCGTCGTAGGTGGTCGTGCGAGTCACCCGAAAGCCTGGCCGTTTCTGGTGGCCATTTACAAGGATGGCGTTTTCTATTGTGGCGGTACCATTCTGAACGAACTTTGGGTGCTTACAGCTGCTCACTGTCTCGAAGG CTATGTAGGCCGATATTTCGAGGTCCAGGCGGGAATACTTCGTCAAAATTCTTTCTCGCCGATGTCACAATCCAGAAAAGCACGGTACACGGTGATGTATTCGCAATATAACGCTAGACATCTGCAGAACGACATTGGTATGATTATGTTGGACGATCCTCTGCGTTTCAATCGATGGGTGCGACCGGTTTGTCTTCCTGGCCCGAATCTCCTAGGACCCATGTGGAGAAACAAACCAGAACCTAATACGACTTGTATAGCGATTGGTTGGGGTACTACTACAGAATATGGATTAAATC CCGATCATCTGAGGGAAGTAGAAGTTCCGATATTAGCAGATTGTAAGTACGAAGAGGACCGGAACGACGCCTCCATTTGTGCTGGATATCCTCACGGAGGTCGTGATGCTTGTCAAGGAGACAGTGGTGGTCCTTTATTATGCAG AAATCCGTACTCGACATCGCAGTGGTACGTGGCAGGCGTAGTTAGTCACGGACAAGGCTGCGCTCAACCGGATGAACCGGGAACCTATGCGAGAGTCAGCTATTTCTTAAGTTGGATTCAAGAAATTTCCA ATGGTCGAGGTGTGCCTCTTCTAAGGCGCACTCCTTTGGAAAGATGTCCAGGATTCAGTTGCGAGGGAGGCCTAGGCAAATGTTTACCAATCGAGGCGCGTTGCAATCGAATAGTCGATTGTTTGAACGGCGAAGACGAAGTCGATTGTAGCCATTCTCCTCTTTACAAACGGATGGAGAACGCCACTTACGATTTCGAGCCTATACCATCAACGCCAAGTACGGATAATTCTATGATGTCTAGCGAAATTGTCACCACTG agTCCACAATATCTTACGGTACAATCGACGATGCGACTGAGGAATCTATGTTTACGCAGCAGGAAAATGGTGACTCGGAATCTGAGGATGACGATAACTCGACTTCGACAACTTCTACTATTATTTACACAGAAACTGTTTCGCCATTGATGGAAAACACTTTTCCTACGATATTCACTTGTACAAG ATTGCTTCAAAGTATCCCAATTGCGAAAAGATGTGACAGAGTGGTGGATTGTGAAGACAGTAGCGACGAAATGAATTGCACTTGTAAGAACTTTTTGCAGAATCTAAAACCAAGTGCTATATGCGACGGTTACGTAGATTGTGACGATTTAACGGACGAACAGGACTGCG aaatttgtatTGAGAATGAATTTTTGTGCAAGACGAGTAAAACCTGCGTTTCGATGGCGAAAAGGTGCGATGGAAACTTCGATTGCATCTTTAAGGAGGATGAGCTCGACTGCT TCACGTTGACCGATGGTCAGCGTGTATATCTCGATGGTGATAGAAGACCATTTTTAAACGTACAAGGAATTCTGACTAGATACATCGAGGGAAAATGGCAACCGTCTTGTCATCGTCCCAGAATGCACAAAAACCAATCTACTGCCTTGATCATTGGACAAAATATGTGCGAATACTTTGGTCTTGC AAACGTTCGGTCGTCGAAGTCCATCGTCGTAAAAAATTCGGAACTGGAAAGCATAGACTGGCACAAAGGGGACTCTACGTACCAAGAGAACTCATCAGCGGCCTCTCTGAACGAAGAGGACGAAACATGTTTGGGACTTTACATTCACTGTGCAGCGATACCAAGCGGCAGTATGTACGCTCACTTGGCGATCGACGATAGAACCGGAAACCGCGACTACCTGTGGCCCTGGTTGGCTGCCATCTTTGTCGACGGACGCTACCGTTGCATGGCGCTGCTCTTGGACTCGAACTGGTTACTGTCCGCCGCGAAATGTCTCGAGAACGTCAG gttgaatataaattatgtaaCAGCCGTACTCGGTTATGGTCGATTATTCCGTCAGATAAACGGTCCTCATCAACAGGTATCGACCATCGATGAGGTGCATTATGTGAATAACTCGGTGTCGACTTTATTGCACTTGAAAAATCCAGCCCACTTCAGTCGACACGTGCAACCATTGTTCGTCAACAAAAC GATTTATCTACCAGGAGCGACGGATACTTGCGTGGCTGTAGGAACGAACGAAGCCTACGAGATAAAGTCTGTTttcttgaaaattatttttgagAATTGCTCGAGTTGTCAACGATGTTTCGTGAATATTTCGAATTCCGAATGTTCG AAAAGCGAGACATCGAGGTGGAGTGGCATAATATTCTGTCGCGGCAGAAAAGGATGGTATCCTGCCTCCGTTTTCCAAGATAACAGAGGAATTTGTAATTTCAAAAATGCGGAAAATATGACGAGTATCGAACACGTAAATCCCTATCTGATGGAAGTAATCG ATAATCCAAGACAGTCGATGGAACCAATTTGTACGGGTTTTCGATGCAACATTGGACAGTGTATTCCGCAAAACCGGGTTTGTGATGGTATTCCGGATTGTCGCGGCGAAGAAGACGAGGACACGAGATATTGCAaagaatttcaagaaaattgTGAAAATAGCGTGGACAGCTGCA ACTGCATGAAGACACAGCTTCGCTGTAGAAATGGCAAATGCGTCGACAAAAGTACGTTTTGCGATGGAAATATCGATTGCTACGATGGATCCGACGAACCTACGATATGTACCTGCGcagaatatttgaaattaaCATGGCCAGAGCGATTGTGCGACGGCGTACGACACTGTCTGGATAAAACTGACGAATCACCGGAAATGTGTTCTTGCAAAGATTTCAGCTTCAAATGCGAAAC AACAAGCGGAAACGACACCTGCATAGCACAAGATTTTATTTGCGATGGGGTGAAAGATTGTCCTAATGGCGAAGACGAAGCAACGTGTAGAATGTTGAAGCTATATTCAAACGACAG CTCTGGAGAAGTGATTCGCCGAAGTTACGGCGTGTGGTACACGGAATGTTTCACAAGTCCTACCATGGACGAAGAAGACTTGACAAGTTTGTGCAAATTCATGGGATATTCTTCGGGAATCGTCAACAACGATACCGTGCTCACAGACGAGATTATGGTTCCCAAAAGAGACGAGTTTTACGCAGTGAAGATGAACGAGATGTCGTGGATGTTTTTAAGGAACGATAAGCCACTGATAACTTTGGAAAAATCCAACGAAACCTGTTACCGTACGTTTGTCACCTGTTCCTAA